In Physeter macrocephalus isolate SW-GA chromosome 2, ASM283717v5, whole genome shotgun sequence, a single window of DNA contains:
- the D2HGDH gene encoding D-2-hydroxyglutarate dehydrogenase, mitochondrial isoform X3, with product MMSRLAPRWPAWLFWWRAACAQGVSAQQRTWAGASRIPGPGGPWGATGTSPLVRRGSSSAPSCAPEVMLTRERYSVRRLPFSVVSEDDLAALERIVPGRVVTDPEELEAPNVDWLRTVRGSSKVLLRPRTSQEVAHILRYCHERNLAVSPQGGNTGMVGGSTPVFDEIIVSTTLMNQIVSFHNVSGVLVCQAGCVLEALSRYVEERGFVMPLDLGAKGSCHIGGNVATNAGGLRFLRYGSLRGTVLGLEVVLADGTILNCLTSLRKDNTGYDLKQLFIGSEGTLGVITAVSILCPPKPSAVNVAFLGCPGFAEVLQTFCTCRGMLGEILSAFEFMDAECMKLVGLHLRLACPVQESPFYVLIETSGSGAGHDAEKLSGFLEQVLGSGLATDGTLATDQRRIKMLWALRERITEALSRDGYVYKYDLSLPLDRLYDLVSDLRARLGLHAKHVVGYGHLE from the exons ATGATGTCCCGTCTGGCGCCCAGGTGGCCTGCGTGGCTCTTCTGGTGGCGGGCGGCCTGCGCTCAGGGAGTCTCCGCACAGCAGAGGACATGGGCAGGGGCGTCCAGGATCCCTGGGCCGGGCGGCCCTTGGGGGGCCACGGGCACCAGCCCCCTCGTTCGAAGAGGCAGCTCCTCGGCACCCTCCTGTGCTCCCGAGGTGATGCTGACCCGGGAGCGCTACTCCGTGCGGCGGCTGCCCTTCTCCGTGGTGTCTGAGGACGACCTGGCCGCCCTGGAGCGCATCGTCCCTGGCAGGGTCGTCACAGACCCAGAGGAGCTGGAGGCTCCCAATGTGGACTGGCTGAGGACGGTCCGAG GCTCCAGCAAGGTGCTGCTGAGGCCCCGGACGTCCCAGGAGGTGGCGCACATCCTCAG GTACTGTCACGAGAGGAACCTGGCCGTGAGCCCACAGGGGGGCAACACGGGCATGGTGGGGGGCAGTACCCCCGTCTTTGATGAGATCATCGTGTCCACCACCCTCATGAACCAGATCGTCAGCTTCCACAACGTGTCCG GGGTCCTGGTCTGCCAGGCGGGCTGCGTCCTGGAGGCGCTGAGCCGGTATGTGGAGGAGCGGGGCTTTGTCATGCCGCTGGACCTCGGGGCGAAGGGCAGCTGCCACATCGGGGGGAACGTGGCGACCAATGCAGGCGGCCTGCGGTTTCTGCGATACGGCTCGCTGCGAGGGACGGTCCTGGGCCTGGAAGTG GTGCTGGCCGACGGCACCATCCTTAACTGCCTCACGTCCCTGCGGAAGGACAACACGGGCTATGACCTGAAGCAGCTCTTCATCGGGTCAGAGGGCACCCTGGGGGTCATCACCGCCGTGTCCATCTTGTGTCCGCCCAAGCCCAGCGCTGTGAACGTGGCTTTCCTCG GCTGTCCTGGCTTTGCTGAGGTTTTGCAGACCTTCTGCACCTGCAGGGGCATGCTGGGTGAGATCCTGTCTGCATTCGAGTTCATGGACGCCGAGTGCATGAAGCTGGTCGGGCTCCACCTCCGTCTCGCCTGCCCAGTGCAAG AAAGTCCGTTCTATGTCCTCATCGAGACCTCGGGCTCCGGGGCGGGGCACGATGCGGAGAAGCTGAGCGGCTTCCTGGAGCAGGTGCTGGGCTCGGGGCTGGCGACCGATGGGACCCTGGCCACCGATCAGCGGAGGATCAAG ATGCTGTGGGCCCTGAGGGAGAGGATCACCGAGGCCCTGAGCCGGGACGGCTACGTGTACAAGTACGACCTCTCGCTGCCCCTGGATAGGCTCTACGACCTCGTGAGCGACCTGCGGGCCCGCCTCGGCCTGCACGCCAAGCACGTGGTGGGCTACGGCCACCTGG AGTGA
- the D2HGDH gene encoding D-2-hydroxyglutarate dehydrogenase, mitochondrial isoform X2 gives MMSRLAPRWPAWLFWWRAACAQGVSAQQRTWAGASRIPGPGGPWGATGTSPLVRRGSSSAPSCAPEVMLTRERYSVRRLPFSVVSEDDLAALERIVPGRVVTDPEELEAPNVDWLRTVRGSSKVLLRPRTSQEVAHILRYCHERNLAVSPQGGNTGMVGGSTPVFDEIIVSTTLMNQIVSFHNVSGVLVCQAGCVLEALSRYVEERGFVMPLDLGAKGSCHIGGNVATNAGGLRFLRYGSLRGTVLGLEVVLADGTILNCLTSLRKDNTGYDLKQLFIGSEGTLGVITAVSILCPPKPSAVNVAFLGCPGFAEVLQTFCTCRGMLGEILSAFEFMDAECMKLVGLHLRLACPVQESPFYVLIETSGSGAGHDAEKLSGFLEQVLGSGLATDGTLATDQRRIKMLWALRERITEALSRDGYVYKYDLSLPLDRLYDLVSDLRARLGLHAKHVVGYGHLGAQCWFSFDQPTRLITPDL, from the exons ATGATGTCCCGTCTGGCGCCCAGGTGGCCTGCGTGGCTCTTCTGGTGGCGGGCGGCCTGCGCTCAGGGAGTCTCCGCACAGCAGAGGACATGGGCAGGGGCGTCCAGGATCCCTGGGCCGGGCGGCCCTTGGGGGGCCACGGGCACCAGCCCCCTCGTTCGAAGAGGCAGCTCCTCGGCACCCTCCTGTGCTCCCGAGGTGATGCTGACCCGGGAGCGCTACTCCGTGCGGCGGCTGCCCTTCTCCGTGGTGTCTGAGGACGACCTGGCCGCCCTGGAGCGCATCGTCCCTGGCAGGGTCGTCACAGACCCAGAGGAGCTGGAGGCTCCCAATGTGGACTGGCTGAGGACGGTCCGAG GCTCCAGCAAGGTGCTGCTGAGGCCCCGGACGTCCCAGGAGGTGGCGCACATCCTCAG GTACTGTCACGAGAGGAACCTGGCCGTGAGCCCACAGGGGGGCAACACGGGCATGGTGGGGGGCAGTACCCCCGTCTTTGATGAGATCATCGTGTCCACCACCCTCATGAACCAGATCGTCAGCTTCCACAACGTGTCCG GGGTCCTGGTCTGCCAGGCGGGCTGCGTCCTGGAGGCGCTGAGCCGGTATGTGGAGGAGCGGGGCTTTGTCATGCCGCTGGACCTCGGGGCGAAGGGCAGCTGCCACATCGGGGGGAACGTGGCGACCAATGCAGGCGGCCTGCGGTTTCTGCGATACGGCTCGCTGCGAGGGACGGTCCTGGGCCTGGAAGTG GTGCTGGCCGACGGCACCATCCTTAACTGCCTCACGTCCCTGCGGAAGGACAACACGGGCTATGACCTGAAGCAGCTCTTCATCGGGTCAGAGGGCACCCTGGGGGTCATCACCGCCGTGTCCATCTTGTGTCCGCCCAAGCCCAGCGCTGTGAACGTGGCTTTCCTCG GCTGTCCTGGCTTTGCTGAGGTTTTGCAGACCTTCTGCACCTGCAGGGGCATGCTGGGTGAGATCCTGTCTGCATTCGAGTTCATGGACGCCGAGTGCATGAAGCTGGTCGGGCTCCACCTCCGTCTCGCCTGCCCAGTGCAAG AAAGTCCGTTCTATGTCCTCATCGAGACCTCGGGCTCCGGGGCGGGGCACGATGCGGAGAAGCTGAGCGGCTTCCTGGAGCAGGTGCTGGGCTCGGGGCTGGCGACCGATGGGACCCTGGCCACCGATCAGCGGAGGATCAAG ATGCTGTGGGCCCTGAGGGAGAGGATCACCGAGGCCCTGAGCCGGGACGGCTACGTGTACAAGTACGACCTCTCGCTGCCCCTGGATAGGCTCTACGACCTCGTGAGCGACCTGCGGGCCCGCCTCGGCCTGCACGCCAAGCACGTGGTGGGCTACGGCCACCTGG GGGCCCAGTGCTGGTTTTCCTTTGACCAGCCAACAAGGCTCATCACTCCAGACCTCTGA
- the D2HGDH gene encoding D-2-hydroxyglutarate dehydrogenase, mitochondrial isoform X1, producing the protein MMSRLAPRWPAWLFWWRAACAQGVSAQQRTWAGASRIPGPGGPWGATGTSPLVRRGSSSAPSCAPEVMLTRERYSVRRLPFSVVSEDDLAALERIVPGRVVTDPEELEAPNVDWLRTVRGSSKVLLRPRTSQEVAHILRYCHERNLAVSPQGGNTGMVGGSTPVFDEIIVSTTLMNQIVSFHNVSGVLVCQAGCVLEALSRYVEERGFVMPLDLGAKGSCHIGGNVATNAGGLRFLRYGSLRGTVLGLEVVLADGTILNCLTSLRKDNTGYDLKQLFIGSEGTLGVITAVSILCPPKPSAVNVAFLGCPGFAEVLQTFCTCRGMLGEILSAFEFMDAECMKLVGLHLRLACPVQESPFYVLIETSGSGAGHDAEKLSGFLEQVLGSGLATDGTLATDQRRIKMLWALRERITEALSRDGYVYKYDLSLPLDRLYDLVSDLRARLGLHAKHVVGYGHLGDGNLHLNVTAEAFSPSLLGTLEPYVYEWTARQQGSVSAEHGLGFKKKDVLGYSKPPEALQLMQQLKALLDPKGILNPYKTLPTRT; encoded by the exons ATGATGTCCCGTCTGGCGCCCAGGTGGCCTGCGTGGCTCTTCTGGTGGCGGGCGGCCTGCGCTCAGGGAGTCTCCGCACAGCAGAGGACATGGGCAGGGGCGTCCAGGATCCCTGGGCCGGGCGGCCCTTGGGGGGCCACGGGCACCAGCCCCCTCGTTCGAAGAGGCAGCTCCTCGGCACCCTCCTGTGCTCCCGAGGTGATGCTGACCCGGGAGCGCTACTCCGTGCGGCGGCTGCCCTTCTCCGTGGTGTCTGAGGACGACCTGGCCGCCCTGGAGCGCATCGTCCCTGGCAGGGTCGTCACAGACCCAGAGGAGCTGGAGGCTCCCAATGTGGACTGGCTGAGGACGGTCCGAG GCTCCAGCAAGGTGCTGCTGAGGCCCCGGACGTCCCAGGAGGTGGCGCACATCCTCAG GTACTGTCACGAGAGGAACCTGGCCGTGAGCCCACAGGGGGGCAACACGGGCATGGTGGGGGGCAGTACCCCCGTCTTTGATGAGATCATCGTGTCCACCACCCTCATGAACCAGATCGTCAGCTTCCACAACGTGTCCG GGGTCCTGGTCTGCCAGGCGGGCTGCGTCCTGGAGGCGCTGAGCCGGTATGTGGAGGAGCGGGGCTTTGTCATGCCGCTGGACCTCGGGGCGAAGGGCAGCTGCCACATCGGGGGGAACGTGGCGACCAATGCAGGCGGCCTGCGGTTTCTGCGATACGGCTCGCTGCGAGGGACGGTCCTGGGCCTGGAAGTG GTGCTGGCCGACGGCACCATCCTTAACTGCCTCACGTCCCTGCGGAAGGACAACACGGGCTATGACCTGAAGCAGCTCTTCATCGGGTCAGAGGGCACCCTGGGGGTCATCACCGCCGTGTCCATCTTGTGTCCGCCCAAGCCCAGCGCTGTGAACGTGGCTTTCCTCG GCTGTCCTGGCTTTGCTGAGGTTTTGCAGACCTTCTGCACCTGCAGGGGCATGCTGGGTGAGATCCTGTCTGCATTCGAGTTCATGGACGCCGAGTGCATGAAGCTGGTCGGGCTCCACCTCCGTCTCGCCTGCCCAGTGCAAG AAAGTCCGTTCTATGTCCTCATCGAGACCTCGGGCTCCGGGGCGGGGCACGATGCGGAGAAGCTGAGCGGCTTCCTGGAGCAGGTGCTGGGCTCGGGGCTGGCGACCGATGGGACCCTGGCCACCGATCAGCGGAGGATCAAG ATGCTGTGGGCCCTGAGGGAGAGGATCACCGAGGCCCTGAGCCGGGACGGCTACGTGTACAAGTACGACCTCTCGCTGCCCCTGGATAGGCTCTACGACCTCGTGAGCGACCTGCGGGCCCGCCTCGGCCTGCACGCCAAGCACGTGGTGGGCTACGGCCACCTGG GCGACGGCAACCTGCACCTCAACGTGACGGCAGAGGCCTTCAGCCCGTCGCTGCTGGGCACCCTGGAGCCCTATGTGTACGAGTGGACGGCCAGGCAGCAGGGCAGCGTCAGTGCCGAGCACGGCCTGGGCTTCAAGAAGAAGGACGTCCTTGGCTACAGCAAGCCACCCGAGGCCCTGCAGCTCATGCAGCAGCTCAAGGCCCTCCTGGACCCCAAGGGCATCCTGAACCCCTACAAGACGCTGCCCACCCGCACCTGA
- the ING5 gene encoding inhibitor of growth protein 5 has translation MATAMYLEHYLDSIENLPCELQRNFQLMRELDQRTEDKKAEIDILAAEYISTVKTLSPDQRVEHLQKIQSAYSKCREYSDDKVQLAMQTYEMVDKHIRRLDADLARFEADLKDKMEGSDFESSGGRGLKKGRGQKEKRGSRGRGRRTSEEDTPKKKKHKGGSEFTDTILSVHPSDVLDMPVDPNEPTYCLCHQVSYGEMIGCDNPDCPIEWFHFACVDLTTKPKGKWFCPRCVQERRKKK, from the exons ATGGCGACCGCCATGTACTTGGAGCACTACCTGGACA GTATCGAGAACCTTCCCTGTGAGCTTCAGAGGAACTTCCAGCTGATGCGAGAGCTGGACCAGAGGACAGAAG ACAAGAAAGCCGAGATTGACATCCTGGCTGCAGAGTATATCTCCACAGTGAAGACTCTGTCTCCGGATCAGCGCGTGGAGCACCTGCAGAAGATCCAGAGCGCCTACAGCAAGTGCAGGGAGTACAGCGACGACAAGGTGCAGCTGGCCATGCAGACCTACGAGATG GTGGATAAGCACATCCGGAGGCTTGATGCGGACCTGGCTCGCTTCGAGGCGGACCTGAAGGACAAGATGGAGGGCAGCGACTTCGAAAGCTCTGGAGGACGGGGGCTAAAAA AAGGTCGaggtcagaaagaaaagaggggctCCCGGGGTCGTGGCAGGAGGACCTCAGAAGAAGACACCCCAAAGAAGAAGAAGCATAAAGGAGG GTCCGAGTTCACCGATACCATCCTGTCGGTGCATCCCTCTGACGTGCTGGACATGCCCGTGGACCCGAACGAGCCCACCTACTGCCTGTGCCACCAGGTGTCCTACGGGGAGATGATCGGCTGTGACAACCCGGAC TGCCCCATCGAGTGGTTTCACTTCGCCTGTGTGGACCTGACCACGAAGCCCAAAGGAAAGTG GTTCTGTCCACGGTGTGttcaggaaaggaggaagaagaagtaa